TAACAACTCCTGGGCTCTGATTCATTAATGCATTTCCTCTGAGTGCCTTTTGGATCTCTCATGAGAGGATGCCAGGATCCAGGAGTCCCCAGGGAGATGATCACCTCTGTCTGCCCCCTCACACACCTTTTTCACCCTCAGACTCACCTATCCCCTTCCTTTCATCCTCCCACAAACCTAGAGCCTTATCCCACACATACATATCCTGCACCCCATTCATCTCCACATAACTGCACTCCCTCACACCTTTACAGTGCCATCCTGGACACCCATTCCTGCAGCCCAAACCTACACTCTTATCTTCCCAAATCTATACATCCCCCAACACTTCTTACAGCCCACAGCCCCCATGGCATAATCTGCCCAGCTACATACCCTTACAGACCCACACAACTGCAGTCCACACTCATACACTCCTTGTGCCTGAGCAGCCTCACACACCCTATGCTCTGATATTCAGAACACCTAATCTGTCAtgtcccaccccatgcccctgctacacatCTGTCCGGtaaccccactcccacccttccTTGTGTGTTCTATGCTGTCCCTACACCCCTGGCTGGGGAaaagctgcagctccaggaccCCCTGCTCATCGGGGTGCTATCAGCACATGCCTGTGGAGAAACAGCTGGAACTGGTGCTGGGATGTGGGTCCAGAGCCTATAGGGACCCagatcccccaccccagcctggccactACCCCTACGCTGCCTTACCCAGGCCCTGTGACTCATGGGGAACCCTTGGGGTTGCTGTGCCCAGCTCCAGACAAGAAGGAGCAATGTGAGGCTGGAGGTGTCCAGTGACACATCATTTTATTGCAGGAACATCAGGCAATTACTatgtgggcagggaaagggagagagtgagggggaTGGAGGCGTTGTCCTTACccaggagatggggcagggccaggacctactgccgggggcggggggaggcactAGGAGCAGGGACATCCAGCAGAGCTTGGGAGGGTGGAGGCAGTGGAGTGGATGTGGGCCCCATGGCTGGAAGTAGCCACCTCAGTACTTGCAGATGAAGGGCTGAAGGTGGTAGCAGGTGAGACCAGTCCATTGACCATCTGGCAGAAATAGGGAGAGGGATCAGTATCCACCTGGTCAGTGCCTGGCACTCCAGACCCCTGTAGCCCTGAagtccctgccccagaccccacaGAGCCCAAATGCCCCTGCCTTAgaccccactgctcccaccatgTCCTCCAGGCCCCACTGCTGTGTGTGCTCCATTCTATCCCACGGCACGATGGGAGGGTTTTGGTGTGGGGCTCACCAAGTACCTGCCCCCTCTCCTTGGGGACCAGTAGGGTTccaagggtttaggttgtagctgtgttggtctaaggatataggcagacaaggttccttgggtgaatttgatatcttttattagaccaacctaaatggttccAATGCATTTTACCTGTCACCAAACCAGACACAACCAGCACATCTCCCACTATGCCCTCACAAGCACGGGGTGCAGGACAGGGAGTAGCAAATGTCTCCACCCTAGGCGTGCCTGGGGGGCACTGATACAACTGTGGGGTTGCAAAGGGGCCGTGGGTCTCACATTTCTACAAGCCCGCTGCCTCCCACACTCCCACAGACTCCCAGCCTCTTAGGGGCTCCTCACCTATGGGGCTCAAGGCGGAACATGTTTTCCAAAGCTTAGTGGGGTTTCCAAAGTCCCAGTTGGAGAAATTCCAGGTGGTGCCATCTACCCAGTGGGAGGTCATTTTCCCGCCCTGTGGAGCAAGGGGGTGAGGGTAGGATCAGTGATGCTtggtctgcaaggggctgctgggaataTGGAgaaaggggggtggagggggaaggctcTAAATGCATCTAGCATCTGCTGGGACCAGTGACCTGCTGTGGTACTGGAGTAGGCACCATCCTGGCAGGCTTCCTGAGTTAGGGCACACAAGAAGATGCTCAGTTCCTGGCCATGGAGGGTCCAAAGGACCAGGGGGATGGGGGTAGGGGCTGAgtcaccacccaccccacccttccccttATTTCTCAGCCTTGCTCTGCCCTGGGGAGGATGCTTTGGCAGGAGGTCTGGGCTGAGTGATGGGGACAGGGTCTGCCTTACTGAGGAAGAAGTGATGCCACCAATCCACACCTTCCTCAAGGTATGGGTTCTGCTGAGGTTGTACAGCTGTTTATTGAGGGCAGCGCTGTGGATGGAGGCCAGCTGGCCATTGTACAAGCTCTTGCACCCTGTCCGTGGGGAGAGAGCAGTGTCAAAAATTGCCAGCAGGTGGGAGAGGGCCTGGGGTGAATAGGCACGTAGCTGAGATGGGGAAGGGGCCCGGATCCCCAGCTAGCATGGAGCTAGGTCTCTAACCAGGAGTCAGCAAAGGAGGGTCAGACGGGTTGGGGGAATGTAATGCCCTCCTGTAAGGAAACAACATCCTAGCTGCAACCTAGGCACATGGGATGGCAGCACCCACTACACCCTGACCTGTGCCTATACCCACTATCAAGGAGTGGTCACACCAAACTCAAGAGTGACTGCCACAGCAGCCTACCATGAAATGCCCTGTCAGGCACTGCCACATTATATCCCCCAGCCACCGGTCCCAATACATACACCAGCTAGTGCCACAGGGTCTGGCCACATTACCCCCATGGGTCACCACCACAGCCCTCTGTCACGGTACATCCACCAGGCACTGTCACAAGTACAAGTCACATTGTACCCAACAGCCCTCTGCCTAACTGCATCCACAGGCTGCTGCCACTAGCCAGGCAATGGCCATCAGTGCTAGCCACTGCCATAAGAACCATCCACACAGCATCCTGCATCCTTCTCCAAGTCCATCAGCCACAATATACTTTCTATCCACTGCCATAGGGTCTAACTACCTATGGTTGTACCCACTGGCTCCTGCAATGTGTATCATCCAAGCCACACCACACCATGCCTGCCATTCACCACAATGGGTACCAGCCATGGTCCCGACACCTGCCCAGGACATCACACTTACCAGCCATGTCCAGGCCATGCTTGCTGGCCACTGCCACAAGCATGTGCCTCATGTTCCTTCCCACCTCCATGCATATCACCTAGCTCTGGGTAGGGCACCAAACAGCCAGAGGTCAGGGGAGGCTCCTCTGAAGGCCTGGCATCATGTACCAGCAAGCAGGCCTCATGTATGCCCCACCTGGGAATCTGTGTGTTGGAGGATGGGGGTGGAGCATCAGCCCCCCCACTCTCCTGCCAGTGCTTACCTGGGCCCTTTCAAAGGTCTGAGGCTTGGGCACTATTTTATAGTAAAACTTCTTGCCAGACTCATCTGTCACCGTCATCATGTTCTTCTGCTCCAAGGGGCACTGTAGTTCTGGGTCCCCAAGCTCCAGCTCTGTTTCCTCCTCCAGAGCAGAGCCTTCCAGCACCACTGGCTCTAGGGTTTTTACTGGGTAGGGAGAAACAATGATGGGCCATTTCAGCACTAGGAGACAGCCCAGGCCCAAGGGAGGAAAGACTGCTCTGCACGGGTggaggcacagcagcagtgggcaggagaCAGTCACCTTCCCTCCATGTCTGCGTGCCTGTCCTTCTGCTCCTCAATGGCCCCTCACCCTATCCAGCTGGAGATGCTGCACCTTCTACAGGGTTCACAGCACCTCAGCTGGGGATTCAGGACATGGTCTAAACTCCTCCATCTTTTACTGCCCATGGGGATTTGTGGGGAGAAGGTTTCCCATTGCTGAGATTGTCGCCAATCccaggactccaggagctggggctttgcaCTGAGACTTAAAGCAAGCAGTTCTAGGTCCTTCCCAGTAGAACCATATACCTCTGTGCAGCAAGGGGACAGCCCTAGTTCCTGGAGCTGCTTCAGGTATCAGACTGAGGCAGTGTCTGGGGTCCAGCGCAGGCCAGGGGCCACTGGGAGCTGGATGGGATGCTGGTCCTGTACTGGCCGTTCCCCTGGGCAAACTGGAGACTGCTGGCTATGTGGGTTATCCCCACTCCGCAGGATGGAACTGGACTGAGATCAGAGGGGAGCACTGGCTTGAGGGAGTGGAGCCCAATGATCCCCATTCTGGCATGGCACCCGTTTCCATGTCCACCGGGTCCAACAAGCTGAACTGGTGCCCAAGACAAACCCAGTGGGAGAGTGCAGGAGGGGGCACATGCTTCTGAGAGCTGGGGCGGGAGGTGCATCTGCCTTACTCAGTTGGGAGCTttaaaccctaaccctaccccagCTCTGTTGCCCTTAAAGCATCAGCAGCTGGACACTGTTTTGGGGTTCCCAACAGGGCAATGCTGCTGAGGTGCAGAgtctgcagggggagaggagggttcAATTCTGCCACCCCTCCtaatttggtgcctggggcagatgCCCCTTTTGCCCActcccagttatgctactgagaTCCATGGAGTGGCTGCATATGGGCTCCCTGCTGGGGTTGGTATGTTTTGGACACAgccagggaaagtgtggggagATTCTTTCTCTAGAGGGGGGGCCTGGGGTGAGGCCTGGGGAGGGACAGACTTACAGAGCCTATGGGCTGAGGCAGTGCCCAGCAGGGCACGCACCAGGACCACAGGCAGCTTCATCTCAGTCAGACCTAGGGGAGAGAATTCTTGGGAGCATAGCTCTGGCACCCCCATAGCCTGGAGACCCCTCCCGCAGCCCAAACCAGCTCCTTATCTGCAGACCCCAAAATTCCCACACAGCCAAGACCGGAGCTCCCCCAGCAAACCCTGACTCTCCCCTCAGCTCCTCTAGCCTGAGTTTCCCAACCATCCTATCAAGGCAGACCTTCCTTTCTTTGCTATTATTAGGCACAGATCCCTGCAAGAATTAGAGCCCATAATTGCTCTGCTTGCCAGTTCCTGACCCTCCAAATCACACCCTCAGCTGGGGGCCTTTCCCAGGGGCTCCTTGCTCAGAGGAGAAAAGGGAGAGGTGGTTAGAAACCCAGGGCTATAGCTGGGCTGGGGGCACCAGGGCCACTATGCACTCACACAGGGACAAGGTGGCCCAGGGCACCCACTGCATGGGTACAGAGGGGGGTGGGACAGCCCGGCACATAGCTTTGGCCTGTGCaactccctcccacagggtgtttggggggggaggttcGAAACAGTCTCTGCAGCCCTATGGCCTGGCCTAGGATCTGCAGGTGCCAGGGTAGGAGCTGAGTggtctctggggccaggcaggagtcTCTCCCTGAGCCAGAGAGCTGCATTAGGGGTGTTCCCCTCAACAATGCACCCACCACTTGCTGTTCTGATAGCCAAGGCTCCAGCACTGCTCTGGGGCAAGTCTTCCCTCTCATCCCCGATTTTTGGTGACCCTGAAGTATCCCCAGCTCTCACCTCTCTTCCAAATGTGGGGAGCCAGGATCCTCTGACAGACCTTTCCAGACTGCGCAGCATCTTGCACTGAACTGGAGTAAGAAGTCAGCAGTGGAGAAAGAGCTATTACCAGCCCCCGGCACTCATATGCTACCCCAGGGCTTTCAACATCTATCCCCAGCCTGTGCAGCAATCAACTGTCTTTCCGCCCTTGCATGTGGAGAGTCCCTGAACCTGATGTCCGTAAAGCAGAACTTGAAAGCATCCTGTCAAAGCTCTCATCTGTTTGGTGCCTCCTTTTAAGGCAGGGCCAGGCT
This genomic window from Alligator mississippiensis isolate rAllMis1 chromosome 2, rAllMis1, whole genome shotgun sequence contains:
- the LOC106737966 gene encoding bone marrow proteoglycan; this translates as MMTVTDESGKKFYYKIVPKPQTFERAQGGKMTSHWVDGTTWNFSNWDFGNPTKLWKTCSALSPIDGQWTGLTCYHLQPFICKY